A window of Colletes latitarsis isolate SP2378_abdomen chromosome 11, iyColLati1, whole genome shotgun sequence genomic DNA:
TACAAATTGCAAGATCTTTTGTCATGAAACCTGCCTCAATGGTAGTAATACAGACTGCCTCTAAAGTCTCTGCAAATTTCTTAAGTTTGTCATTGTTGTCCAATTTCGCTCGGTGAAGCAAACCTCTTGTCCATGCAAATATCGAGGCAATTGGATTAGTCGAAGTCAACTTTTTTTGTTGATACTGACGGTAATGCCTAGTGACTGTACCATGAGCAGCTTCTGCTTCCACAGTACGTCCATCTGGACAAATTAAAACTGAAGTCATCATACCCAAGGATCCAAATCCTTGTGCCACAGAATCAGACTGAACATCCCCATCATAATTTTTACAAGACCATACAAAACCACCCTCTGATTTGACTGCATATGCTACCATATCATCTATTAATCGATGCTCATACCAAATCTTCTTTGCTTCAAATTGTGCTTTATATTCTTGCTCATATATTTCTTGGAAAATATCTTTAAATCTGCCATCatattttttaagaattgtGTTCTTTGTTGAAAGATACAAAGGATAATTTCTTGATAGAGCAAATTTAAAGGAACTATGAGCAAAGTCACGAATGCTTTCATCTGTATTATACTGAGCTTGCGCAATACCAGGTCCTTTGAAAGAATGTACTGTGAACTTTATATTTTCTCCAGTGTCTCCAGTCCATTGAATTTCAAGTTTACCTGGTCCAGGTACTAAAAAGTCTGTAGCTTTATATTGATCAGCATGAGCATGCCTACCAATAATAATTGGTTGCTTCCAAGTATTTACCAAGCGAGGAATGTTTTTACAAATAATAGCTTCACGGAAAACTGTACCACCTAAAATATTTCTAATAGTACCATTGGGGCTTTTCCACATTTGTTTCAAATTAAATTCTTCTACTCTTTTCTCATCGGGTGTAATAGTAGCACATTTTATTCCTACATTATATTTCTTAATAGCTTCTGCACACTCTACTGTTACATTGTCATTGGTCTTATCTCGATTTTCAATACCCAAGTCATATGTGTGCAATTCAATATCTAAAAATGGTAAAATTAATTGGTTTCTAATAGCATCCCAAATGACGCGTGTCATTTCATCTCCCAAAACTTCAACAACAGGtccaacctaaaataatttgcaaTAAGGATAcagaaagaaaatataaaaattattttgatataagacttattcatttttatttatctattaaaaataattctctTCATAACATggataatatatttatcattgaCTTaagtattattaattaaaattcataTACACGTATAGTATGTATATATGCTACACAACAAAGTCTGTGACATTACGCTACTGATTGCTTACCTGTATTTTGACCATAGCTGCGGATGAAACACTAAATGCCCTAACAAGAGAGTGTCTCAACTGATCGTGAGACAGACAAACTTTCAATGGCGGTATCAACGATGAAGCAACGTTGTTACTAACCAATTCGATATTAGCGACACTCTTTATAAAATTTGCTCTGAGGAGACGGTGGGGTGAAAACATGATAGCCTTACCCACGTTACCTACTTTCGTGTTTGTACTATTCTTTTTTATTCTATACGTTCACAAAATCTTTTTTATCCAATATCTCTATGACGGATTTAATTACGTCCGTAGTTTTACTTATCGCAAATATTTGTTAACTTtgtcaaaaaaatttatcgtGACACATATATAAATATCACGTATTAAACTTTCACAATTTCTATAAACGTTTTTTCTATCTTGTGTATCTTACACCGTATTACAAAATGCTAATGAAATCGACGTTAGATACATGTATAAGGACGTTTAAATCGGTAATTTCTCTTTAATGATAAACTGTAAATGCTAGCTTCCCTTAtctataaaaattttatataaccTTTGGAGTTTGTACCGTGGTGGTAAACAATGCTACGCACGAAAATTTACGCATGGTAGCCATATATTTTCGGCAAACACATTTGTAAATAGAATATTACATATtcacaaaataaaatttgtaccgAAGAAGTAAGAGTTCTACCATTCTGTGAAATCATATTTTGTTTAAGTATTGAACAAACCAAGTCCATATAAGCttacgaaattaatttaaatttaactgtACAAAGATGTACAGTTCTTCTACGATTACTATCAATTACATCCAAAGAATGAGAATGCATTAAACGATTGCCAACAACTTCTTTCACGTCCTTCGAATTTGCATTTCGTAGGTATACATGTAAATCTCGATTAATGCAAGGCCAATGTAAGCAAAGCATATGAACATCACATATACATAATTCCATTTCACAGGTTCGTATGCATACATAAATaattacaaacacatattcagttaatttgataaaagaaaattttgcGAATAATTAGTATGAATGAAGCTTCTAACAAAACTTGGAAGTATCGATTATCATTTTTCTAAGCTAATCACATCTACTTTATCTTAGATGCTTGTTAAGTTGCGTGAAATTGATGAATTCCCTTCTTCGAACTCTTTGAAGTTCGAACATTTCGAACACACAGTACACAGTACGACAATAATTTCCGATTTGTATGACGGCGATTGTAAACGATAAGTCAGCTTTTCAAGCGCCAAGAATGAAGTGGTCAAACGACACGTTTCATGTAAAACAGCCTTTAAATATCGAATTTCTATTGGTCgttgaatattaaataattatttttagtgtACATAAATCGacaagttattttttaaatcaacttCAGAAATAATGTCTCAAAATAATGTTTTAATCTTTTACCTGCAATTATATGTTTTAtaacataataaataata
This region includes:
- the Idh gene encoding isocitrate dehydrogenase [NADP] cytoplasmic, encoding MFSPHRLLRANFIKSVANIELVSNNVASSLIPPLKVCLSHDQLRHSLVRAFSVSSAAMVKIQVGPVVEVLGDEMTRVIWDAIRNQLILPFLDIELHTYDLGIENRDKTNDNVTVECAEAIKKYNVGIKCATITPDEKRVEEFNLKQMWKSPNGTIRNILGGTVFREAIICKNIPRLVNTWKQPIIIGRHAHADQYKATDFLVPGPGKLEIQWTGDTGENIKFTVHSFKGPGIAQAQYNTDESIRDFAHSSFKFALSRNYPLYLSTKNTILKKYDGRFKDIFQEIYEQEYKAQFEAKKIWYEHRLIDDMVAYAVKSEGGFVWSCKNYDGDVQSDSVAQGFGSLGMMTSVLICPDGRTVEAEAAHGTVTRHYRQYQQKKLTSTNPIASIFAWTRGLLHRAKLDNNDKLKKFAETLEAVCITTIEAGFMTKDLAICIKGIDNVTRSDYLETFEFMDKLAENLKQQWK